GTGGCTTGCGCAACTCGCATCTGCAGTGGTGTTTGCGGGTGCGGCTCAGCTGGTCATCGTGCAGATGCTGGCTGCCGGCGCTGGCATGCTGCCCACGGCGCTGACCTCGGGTCTGCTCAATCTGCGCCACCTGCTGTACAGCGCATCGATGGCCACCTACGTCGGTCACCTGCCCAGGCGCTGGCGCATGCTGCTGGCCTATCTGCTGACCGATGAGGCCTATGCTGTCGCGGTGCTGCGCTACCAGGCGCGCCCGCCTGCCGAAGGGCCAGACCTGCGCCACTGGTACTTCTTCGGTGCGGGCTTCACGCTCTGGTTCGCGTGGCAGGTGTCCACCGCCTTCGGCCTCGTGTTCGGCGCAGCGATTCCGCCCGCATGGGAGCTCGATTTTGCGGTGCCGCTGACCTTCATCGCCCTGCTCACCCTCTTGCTGCGC
This genomic interval from Parazoarcus communis contains the following:
- a CDS encoding AzlC family ABC transporter permease, which codes for MSRPALREFLAGCRDEAPLLLGAVPFGMLYGISALAAGIPAWLAQLASAVVFAGAAQLVIVQMLAAGAGMLPTALTSGLLNLRHLLYSASMATYVGHLPRRWRMLLAYLLTDEAYAVAVLRYQARPPAEGPDLRHWYFFGAGFTLWFAWQVSTAFGLVFGAAIPPAWELDFAVPLTFIALLTLLLRERPGQAAALAAGGAVLLFAALPFKLGLVLAILAGLGAGVWTARRLERAR